Proteins found in one Hevea brasiliensis isolate MT/VB/25A 57/8 chromosome 18, ASM3005281v1, whole genome shotgun sequence genomic segment:
- the LOC110641806 gene encoding 9-cis-epoxycarotenoid dioxygenase NCED2, chloroplastic, with amino-acid sequence MAASTTMASNSGNWATTQFAHPFPSSSLLDLGYVSFAKRKPNSKRTKIHCALHSPSVLHFPEQSYRAPAIPKDDSFLTVKRKTGHLQQPQWNLFQRAAAVALDMVEGALVSHERQQQLPKTADPRVQISGNYAPVPEQPVQQELPVTGTIPECINGVYVRNGANPLFEPIAGHHLFDGDGMVHAVTIDKGNASYACRFTETERLKQERVLGRPVFPKAIGELHGHSGIARLLLFYARGLCGLVDHTKGTGVANAGLVYFNDRLLAMSEDDVPYQVRITSSGDLETVRRYNFDGQLEHTMIAHPKIDPVSKELFALSYDVVQKPYLKYFRFFPDATKSPDVDIPLPVPTMMHDFAITENFVVIPDQQVVFKLQEMIRGGSPVIYDKDKKSRFGILAKNASDAKDIIWVESPDTFCFHLWNAWEEPESNEVVVIGSCMTPPDSIFNECDESLKSVLSEIRLNLKTGKSTRRPIIEESNQVNLEAGMVNRNRLGRKTQYAYLAIVEPWPKVTGFAKVDLFTGEVKKYIYGDEKYGGEPFFLPRDANSEADDDGYILAFVHDEKNWKSELQIVNAMNLQLEATVKLPSRVPYGFHGTFIDSNDLVNQA; translated from the coding sequence ATGGCTGCTTCTACTACTATGGCTTCCAATTCCGGTAATTGGGCTACAACCCAATTCGCTCACCCTTTCCCTTCTAGTTCTCTGCTGGATTTGGGCTATGTCTCCTTCGCCAAGAGAAAGCCCAATAGTAAAAGAACCAAAATTCACTGCGCTCTACACTCTCCCTCTGTTCTCCATTTCCCTGAACAATCCTATCGAGCACCAGCAATTCCCAAAGATGACTCCTTTCTCACTGTAAAACGCAAAACCGGCCACCTGCAACAACCGCAGTGGAATCTCTTTCAAAGAGCAGCAGCTGTAGCTTTAGACATGGTAGAAGGTGCCTTGGTCTCTCATGAGCGCCAACAACAGCTGCCCAAAACTGCTGATCCACGTGTCCAAATCTCCGGAAACTATGCTCCCGTGCCTGAACAGCCAGTTCAGCAGGAGCTTCCGGTCACCGGAACCATCCCTGAATGCATTAATGGTGTCTACGTGCGAAACGGTGCCAACCCACTTTTCGAGCCTATCGCCGGCCACCATTTATTCGACGGAGACGGCATGGTCCACGCTGTGACCATTGACAAGGGCAATGCAAGCTATGCTTGTCGTTTCACTGAAACAGAAAGGCTGAAACAAGAGAGAGTATTAGGTAGGCCAGTGTTTCCTAAAGCAATTGGCGAGCTTCATGGCCACTCTGGTATAGCAAGATTGCTCCTTTTCTATGCCAGAGGATTATGTGGGCTTGTTGATCACACCAAGGGAACTGGAGTGGCTAACGCAGGGCTTGTCTACTTCAATGACAGGCTTCTTGCCATGTCTGAGGACGATGTTCCTTACCAAGTGCGTATCACTTCCAGCGGTGATCTTGAAACTGTTAGGCGGTACAATTTCGATGGCCAACTTGAGCACACAATGATTGCTCACCCAAAGATTGATCCAGTTTCTAAAGAGCTATTTGCTCTGAGCTACGACGTCGTCCAAAAGCCGTACCTCAAGTACTTCAGATTCTTCCCGGACGCGACAAAATCACCGGACGTCGATATCCCTCTCCCAGTGCCAACAATGATGCATGATTTCGCTATCACTGAGAATTTCGTGGTGATACCTGACCAACAAGTCGTTTTCAAGCTTCAAGAAATGATAAGAGGTGGCTCTCCTGTTATTTATGACAAGGACAAGAAGTCTCGTTTTGGAATTCTTGCAAAGAATGCTAGTGATGCTAAGGATATTATCTGGGTGGAATCGCCGGACACTTTCTGCTTCCATTTATGGAATGCATGGGAGGAGCCGGAATCCAATGAAGTAGTAGTGATCGGATCTTGCATGACTCCACCGGATTCCATCTTCAACGAATGCGATGAGAGTTTAAAGAGTGTATTATCAGAAATCAGGCTCAATTTAAAGACGGGCAAGTCCACGCGCCGCCCTATAATTGAAGAATCAAACCAAGTGAATTTAGAGGCCGGGATGGTGAACCGGAACAGGCTTGGGAGAAAGACTCAATATGCCTACCTAGCCATTGTTGAGCCCTGGCCTAAGGTGACTGGTTTTGCCAAGGTTGATCTTTTTACTGGGGAagtaaagaagtatatatatggcGATGAAAAATATGGTGGGGAGCCATTTTTTCTGCCAAGGGACGCAAACAGCGAAGCAGATGACGATGGGTACATTCTTGCTTTTGTTCATGACGAGAAGAATTGGAAATCAGAGCTTCAAATTGTGAATGCCATGAATTTACAATTAGAAGCTACGGTTAAGCTACCATCCAGGGTTCCCTACGGGTTTCATGGCACATTCATAGATTCAAACGATCTGGTGAATCAAGCATAG
- the LOC110641784 gene encoding F-box/kelch-repeat protein At1g30090, producing the protein MQRVRMSSEQAPVHKLGDSQMKLSPKFKLAMIQSSLLSRSSEIELSLQDEPLIPGLPDDVALNCLLRLPVQSHAACRTVCKRWHLLLGNKEQFFTHRKELGLKDPWLFVFAFHKCTGKIQWQVLDLTHFSWHTIPAMPCKDKVCPRGFRCASIRLDGTLFVCGGMVSDVDCPLDLVLKYEMHKNRWTVMNQMIAARSFFASEVIDGRIYVAGGKSADLFELNSAEVLDPVNGNWNRISSMGTNMASYDAAVLDGKLLVTEGWLWPFFVSPRGQAYDPRTDRWENMALGLREGWTGSSVVVYGSLFVVSELERMKLKVYDVDTDSWETIEGPPLPEQICKPFAVNACDCKIYVVGRNLRVAVGHIYKLKQKGTCEQKWSFSVTWHVVDPPNSFSDLTPSSSQVLFA; encoded by the coding sequence atGCAAAGAGTTCGAATGTCCTCTGAACAAGCACCTGTACATAAGCTAGGGGATTCCCAAATGAAATTATCTCCTAAGTTTAAATTAGCTATGATCCAATCTTCCTTGTTAAGTCGTTCATCAGAGATTGAGTTATCTCTCCAAGATGAACCTTTAATTCCTGGGCTTCCTGATGATGTTGCCCTTAACTGTCTTCTCCGGCTTCCAGTCCAGAGTCATGCAGCCTGCAGAACAGTTTGCAAGCGATGGCATTTATTACTTGGTAATAAGGAGCAGTTCTTCACCCATAGAAAGGAACTAGGCCTCAAGGATCCTTGGCTCTTTGTATTTGCTTTCCACAAATGCACTGGAAAGATTCAGTGGCAAGTTCTAGATCTTACTCACTTCTCGTGGCACACTATCCCAGCAATGCCCTGTAAGGACAAGGTCTGCCCTCGTGGATTTAGGTGTGCCTCAATACGCCTTGATGGTACACTCTTTGTTTGTGGGGGCATGGTCTCTGATGTGGATTGCCCTCTTGACTTAGTTTTGAAGTATGAGATGCATAAGAATCGTTGGACTGTGATGAATCAGATGATTGCAGCCAGATCATTTTTTGCAAGTGAGGTAATTGATGGGAGGATATATGTAGCTGGAGGAAAGAGTGCAGATCTGTTTGAGCTTAACTCGGCAGAGGTTTTGGATCCTGTCAATGGGAATTGGAACCGTATTTCAAGCATGGGAACAAATATGGCATCTTATGATGCAGCAGTTCTTGATGGGAAACTTCTTGTGACGGAAGGCTGGTTGTGGCCATTTTTTGTCTCTCCTAGGGGTCAGGCTTATGATCCAAGAACTGATAGATGGGAGAATATGGCTCTTGGACTGAGAGAAGGCTGGACTGGTTCAAGTGTGGTAGTCTATGGGAGTTTGTTTGTGGTTTCAGAGCTTGAAAGGATGAAGCTCAAGGTTTATGATGTGGACACTGATTCCTGGGAAACAATAGAAGGGCCCCCTCTGCCAGAGCAAATTTGCAAACCCTTTGCTGTGAATGCGTGTGATTGCAAAATCTATGTTGTGGGTCGGAATCTTCGTGTTGCTGTGGGTCACATCTATAAGCTGAAGCAAAAAGGCACTTGTGAACAAAAATGGAGCTTTAGTGTTACATGGCATGTAGTAGATCCACCAAATAGTTTTTCTGACTTGACGCCCTCGAGCTCTCAGGTTCTGTTTGCTTAG